caaaattacacatttgttgttgttttgatttaaAGCAAGATTAATTGTTaaagcctttatctttccaaaattgtctcaccggccccctatgtaagacaaaaaataTACTGTGGCCCCCTCCCACGtgtaaaggttggacaaccctggtttaagctaatttggcaggggtcCGGGAAACAGTAGATAATATTTGAGAGGAAAATCAAGGTGCAGAgagaattgagagagacagagtcgGAAATGCgaaggcattaggtggggtcagtaTAAGAGGGCTGTAATGCGATGTAAATTAGGGTTACTGTGAATATATATGAATGTgtgtgttgtatgtttgtttggtacgttGCCACCTTAGTCTAGCTCAGAGATTCTTCTGTCTGGAgcaattagaacattaaccttattACAtactaactatgtacagcttcacaccagtctctcctctaaagccacgctgcatctatctTGAAGTCTCTCTCATGTGATCCCTTACATCACCATGGTAGGAGGAATTCTTTACACTGTctcaatattaaccctttcagacccttatactacaggctGGATTCTGTTATCCCGCCAATCACGGCCGCGGCTGTGCAAAATGGCAGTGGTCCCATGATATTTTTGGACGCGCCACCACAATTAAAGGCAGGTGGTCACGTAGCATAATGATGTACCGGGGATTGCACTGGCATCGCTAATTACAGCGTCTCCTGATGTTGGTTTGCAGGGTTCAACCTCCCCCCGTAACAGtaaccccttgcagagctccccccttcccctccggcagtatccacttgcagaatttTTCCCTTCCACACCCCCAACACTTGCAAAGTCCCCcctcccctcacatctgcagattgacctTACTGGCAATGTCCGATGTTAAAAATAATCAGCAAGATAACAACAAATTACTTCCCTAACTTTAGCAGACACCGAGGACTCTCGCCTCAGTGGCACTAGCTTTTccaagatgggaaagtgaaggcacgtgagtgcagcACATTAGAAGATTGTGAACTCCTGGCAGGATCGTGGTGAATTAGATACTAATGCATGGAAAACAGTATTTTACCCCAACTCCTCCCaaatctctgacttcacagattcaaGCTGTCAGGAGGCTTCATAACTCTCCGTGATCTTGTTGTTATCAGATACAGAAGATAGGTggcctttctctgaactcttgtttcttgacttggacagccttcacTGAGGTTTGTaatatccggtgctttctgaatttcaggttcagctTTTGATTTGTccaaatgtttgactgactgacgtctttgatgaataggaatacgATTCCTTCAGTTTCTTCATAAAGTACCTTCCAAAGTTCAACAAAATTAGATAGCTGCTGATTCTCCTCTCTAtggacaattactccttctctgctttggtctcatACCCCTACCTTCTGCCATTCTGACAATTTCAATAGGTTCCTGGTATGGTATTTACTGTTATAATAATGGGCTTATTTCTTTCGGTAAGACTttactctgtcttgaactctcagaTAATCTGGATTtatagccctggaagtaattttttgagtAGGATTGGAAGTTGGTTTCGatgttttcttcccattaacagttcggatggtgctaatccacatgacAATGGAGTATGTCTGTAGTTTAGAAGtgttgatttttctttaacagtgctttaatagttctgactcttTGTTCAGCTTCTCTATTAGATTGTGGATACCGAGGGGAACTTGTTTAATGTATCAATCCACTGATTTCCACAAAGCGCTTGAAGTAGTCGTTTCTAAATTGTGGTCCGTTATTGGAGACTTTCTGATCAGGTAGACCGTGTGTTGCAAAGTTTTTACCCTCCTCCCTTGTCCCCCCCACACTATTAACACTAGAACCTATTCCCTCGTTGTTCCCCTGGTCATATGTCCAGAACTCATGCCTGTTTTTAAGATTAATGCTTCTTTTATTTCTCTCAGTTGATTCACAATTTGTTTTATTTTACAACCCGTTTCCTGCTGAACACACTGGTACAATTTTCAAATACAGGATGCAGTAAATTCAACAGAACGTCCTCTTTAACTGATGCTTTGAACTTGACCAGTTATTCTCACCTTGTTTTTTTTGCAGTTAActtgctggcgattgtgatcctgtctcggggaaactgcggtctctccaaatgtgtcactcattacCTGGTAGCCATGGCAGCGGCCGATCTCATGGTTGTCATGACTGATGTGATTCTGAGGTGGCTGATTGTTTATTTCCCAGTTTCTTTCCTGGATATTACTCCTGTATGTAGTTTGGTTGAGGTGCTCCTTACTGCTACGACAATGAGTTCTGTCTGGTTTacagttgctttcacctttgatcgatttgtggccatttgttgccagaagctgaaaactaaatattgcactgagaaaactgcaagggtgattattGGAGCAGTGACCATGCTGAGCTGTTTGGAAAGTATTCCCTGGTTCTTCAAATTTAAAGCTCAGTACATCTTCAATAACTTGGAATGGTTTTGCATCACAATACCAGAGTATTACACTTCAATCTTGTGGGCAGCATACGGGATTCTTCATCGCCTTCTATCCCCTTTGCTCCCATTCGTTTTGATTCTGCTCCTCAACActctgaccgtcagacacattttaatagCTAGTAGAGCCCGCCGGAGACTCCAGGCGGACAGTGATAGAGTGAGTCCCAGTGACTCTGAGATGGACAAACgcagaaaatccatcattttactcttcactatcTCAGGCAGTTTTATTGTTTTATGGATGACCTATGTTACGTGTTACCTGTATCAGCGAATTGAATTCATGTCTGATTCCTATACCCCTTCAGCCACGGCAAATACCATCGGATACCTGCTCCAGCTCCTCAGTACCTGCACAAACACCTGTATCTACACAGTGACTCAGAGCAAATTCCGAGAGCAGCTGAAAAAGGTTGTGAAATATCCTTTCACTGTGATTCACAGATTCATCAAACAGTGAACAAAAAGATTTGTCAGCATTAGAATTCAGTTCCATCTCATAAAGAAGGCTATATCCCGATGAGCAGTGCTAAATTCAGAGCTCAGAGGAGCAGGAATGTATCAGAGCCCAAATCCCAGAGCTCCGACCAGCTCAGCATTAATTCCCttacaatatttatccaattcccttctgaaatttTCTATTGTTTCTGCTTATACCACCCTATCAGGAAGTGCATTACAGATCATAACTCACTGACTAAATGTTTTTATtcccatctcccctctggttcttttgccaattgcattcaatctctgtcctctggttcctgacactACTGCCAGTACAAACATTTGCTCCA
This sequence is a window from Heterodontus francisci isolate sHetFra1 chromosome 17, sHetFra1.hap1, whole genome shotgun sequence. Protein-coding genes within it:
- the LOC137378632 gene encoding probable G-protein coupled receptor 139; this encodes MKYPFSALPILADVEFIYCPVLGAIGVPINLLAIVILSRGNCGLSKCVTHYLVAMAAADLMVVMTDVILRWLIVYFPVSFLDITPVCSLVEVLLTATTMSSVWFTVAFTFDRFVAICCQKLKTKYCTEKTARVIIGAVTMLSCLESIPWFFKFKAQYIFNNLEWFCITIPEYYTSILWAAYGILHRLLSPLLPFVLILLLNTLTVRHILIASRARRRLQADSDRVSPSDSEMDKRRKSIILLFTISGSFIVLWMTYVTCYLYQRIEFMSDSYTPSATANTIGYLLQLLSTCTNTCIYTVTQSKFREQLKKVVKYPFTVIHRFIKQ